A window of the Gammaproteobacteria bacterium genome harbors these coding sequences:
- a CDS encoding FAD-dependent oxidoreductase: MFTPPLSRRAFLKTLGASSLGLLSGGRVRGAITRGRVVVIGGGFGGATAAKYVRLFDPWIEVTLVEPKRSYMTCPAGNWVLGGLRDLPSITQTYAGLARLGVNMIHDTATVIEPGERQIRLKGGAILSYDRLIVSPGIDFRWRAIDGYSAETAHVLPHAWEGGHQTRLLREQLVAMRDGGTVIITAPQTPYRCPPGPYERASLIAQYLKANKPKSKVLILDAKTAFTKQDLFVAGWEQLYGYGGDNSLIEWVSGPDGQVRVVNARTMTATAGPLEEKYKGDVLNVIPPQMAGFIARDAGLADQSGWCPIDHKTCESALQRGVHVIGDAAIQDPMPKSAYVANSQAKVCADAVVALLNGRTPGEPSWINTCYSLVGSEYGISIADVYALNAKGAVESVPGAGGLSADDANHTLEAAYAKSWYTNIVNDTFA, translated from the coding sequence ATGTTCACGCCACCGCTCTCGCGCAGGGCCTTCCTGAAAACGCTTGGCGCCTCCAGCCTTGGGCTGCTTTCGGGAGGTCGCGTCCGTGGCGCGATAACCCGCGGGCGCGTGGTCGTCATCGGCGGTGGCTTTGGCGGCGCTACGGCGGCCAAGTATGTGCGCCTGTTCGATCCGTGGATCGAAGTGACCCTGGTCGAGCCGAAGCGCAGCTATATGACCTGTCCGGCCGGCAACTGGGTGCTTGGCGGTCTGCGGGATCTGCCCTCGATCACGCAAACCTATGCGGGTCTCGCCAGACTCGGCGTCAATATGATTCACGACACCGCCACGGTGATCGAGCCCGGCGAACGCCAGATCCGGCTGAAGGGCGGCGCGATTCTCAGCTACGATCGCCTGATCGTGTCACCGGGTATCGATTTCCGCTGGCGGGCCATCGACGGCTACAGCGCGGAAACCGCGCACGTCTTGCCGCACGCGTGGGAGGGCGGCCACCAGACTCGGTTGTTGCGCGAGCAACTGGTGGCGATGCGCGACGGCGGCACCGTCATCATCACCGCGCCACAGACACCGTATCGTTGCCCCCCAGGACCGTACGAACGCGCCAGCCTGATCGCGCAGTATCTGAAAGCCAACAAGCCGAAATCCAAGGTTCTGATCCTGGACGCGAAAACGGCGTTCACCAAGCAGGATTTGTTTGTCGCGGGCTGGGAGCAGCTCTACGGTTACGGCGGTGACAACAGCCTGATCGAATGGGTGTCCGGGCCGGACGGCCAGGTGCGCGTGGTCAATGCGCGCACTATGACCGCGACTGCCGGACCGCTGGAAGAGAAATACAAAGGCGATGTGCTGAACGTGATACCGCCGCAAATGGCGGGTTTCATCGCGCGCGACGCGGGGCTTGCGGACCAGAGCGGCTGGTGTCCCATCGATCACAAGACCTGCGAGTCCGCGTTGCAGCGAGGCGTTCACGTGATCGGCGACGCCGCCATCCAGGATCCCATGCCCAAGTCCGCTTATGTTGCGAACTCACAGGCCAAGGTATGCGCCGACGCCGTGGTGGCGCTGCTGAACGGCCGCACCCCTGGCGAGCCCTCGTGGATCAATACCTGTTACAGCCTGGTCGGCTCCGAGTACGGTATTTCCATCGCCGACGTTTACGCGCTCAACGCCAAGGGTGCGGTGGAGTCGGTGCCCGGCGCCGGAGGATTAAGCGCAGACGACGCCAATCACACGCTGGAAGCGGCTTACGCCAAGAGCTGGTACACGAATATCGTCAACGACACGTTTGCTTAG
- a CDS encoding cytochrome C, producing MPYRPDRLASVVRVGFSAMSALPFFARDRDVSMIRRGLLLAICCALVATQVSIAGGTIGRTIGVACSACHGPQGRSEGAIPSIHGLPAKQIESAMRDFRSGKRPGTIMNRISKGYTNNQIAAIAQYFANQKP from the coding sequence GTGCCGTATCGTCCCGACCGGCTCGCGTCAGTGGTGCGCGTCGGCTTCAGCGCAATGTCCGCGCTCCCGTTTTTCGCCAGAGACCGCGATGTATCCATGATCAGACGCGGCTTGCTCCTCGCCATATGCTGCGCGCTGGTGGCCACGCAAGTCAGCATTGCGGGCGGCACCATAGGACGCACCATAGGTGTTGCCTGTAGCGCCTGTCACGGACCCCAGGGCAGAAGTGAGGGCGCCATCCCTTCGATCCACGGACTGCCGGCGAAACAGATCGAGTCCGCGATGCGCGACTTCCGCTCCGGAAAACGTCCCGGCACCATCATGAATCGTATCTCAAAAGGCTATACAAACAATCAGATCGCCGCGATCGCGCAATATTTCGCCAATCAAAAGCCGTAA